A genomic region of Eucalyptus grandis isolate ANBG69807.140 chromosome 5, ASM1654582v1, whole genome shotgun sequence contains the following coding sequences:
- the LOC104441366 gene encoding LOW QUALITY PROTEIN: phospholipase A(1) DAD1, chloroplastic (The sequence of the model RefSeq protein was modified relative to this genomic sequence to represent the inferred CDS: deleted 1 base in 1 codon), translating into MEYQGCRDWEGLLDPLDDTLRREILRYGEFVEAAYRSFDFDPSSPTYGTCKYPRSSLLARSGIRETGYRLTRNLRATCSVRLPRWARLAPGWMSTRSSWIGYVAVCQDRREIQRLGRRDVVIALRGTGTCLEWIENLRATLTCLHGHDDVTDDDTPMVESGFLRLYTSRTANFPSLREMIREEIARVVETYGDEPLSLTITGHSLGAALATLAAYDISSTLEGAPMVTVVSFGGPRVGNRSFRRHLEASGTKILRIVNSDDLVTKLPGFVVEDGDTSADGKSIRVAGMPQWFQKSVQDARWVYADVGRELRLSSRESPHLREGNMATCHELKTYLHLVNGFVSSTCPFRSTAKGMLSMRRR; encoded by the exons ATGGAGTACCAGGGATGCCGCGACTGGGAGGGCCTCCTCGACCCCCTCGACGACACCCTCCGCCGCGAGATCCTCCGGTACGGCGAGTTCGTCGAGGCCGCCTACCGCTCCTTCGACTTCGACCCCTCCTCCCCGACCTACGGCACCTGCAAGTACCCCCGGAGCTCGCTCCTGGCCCGCTCGGGCATCCGCGAGACCGGGTACCGGCTCACGAGGAACCTGCGCGCCACGTGTTCGGTCCGGCTGCCGCGCTGGGCCAGGCTGGCTCCCGGCTGGATGTCCACCCGGTCCAGCTGGATCGGGTACGTGGCCGTCTGCCAGGACCGGCGGGAGATCCAGCGCCTCGGGAGGCGCGACGTGGTGATCGCCCTCCGGGGCACCGGCACCTGCCTCGAGTGGATCGAGAACCTGCGCGCCACCCTGACGTGCCTCCACGGTCACGACGACGTGACCGATGACGACACGCCGATGGTGGAGAGCGGGTTCCTGAGGCTGTACACTTCGAGGACCGCCAACTTCCCGAGCCTGCGGGAGATGATAAGGGAGGAGATCGCGCGGGTGGTCGAGACCTACGGTGACGAGCCGCTCAGCCTGACCATCACCGGGCACAGCCTCGGCGCGGCCCTCGCCACGCTGGCTGCTTATGACATCAGCTCCACTCTGGAGGGCGCGCCGATGGTGACCGTCGTCTCCTTCGGCGGGCCACGCGTGGGGAACCGGAGCTTCCGGCGCCACCTCGAGGCAAGCGGCACCAAGATCCTGCGCATAGTCAACTCCGACGATCTGGTCACCAAGCTACCGGGCTTCGTCGTCGAGGACGGTGACACGTCGGCGGACGGAAAGTCGATCCGCGTGGCGGGTATGCCACAGTGGTTCCAGAAGAGCGTGCAGGACGCGCGGTGGGTGTATGCGGACGTGGGACGGGAGCTGCGGCTCAGCAGCAGGGAATCTCCCCACCTCCGAGAAGGAAACATGGCCACGTGTCACGAGCTCAAGACGTATCTCCACCTCGTGAACGGCTTCGTGAGCTCCACGTGTCCT TTCAGGTCAACGGCTAAGGGGATGCTCAGCATGCGCCGGCGATGA
- the LOC104441367 gene encoding LOW QUALITY PROTEIN: nitrate regulatory gene2 protein (The sequence of the model RefSeq protein was modified relative to this genomic sequence to represent the inferred CDS: deleted 1 base in 1 codon), with protein sequence MGCAASKIDNEDVVRRCKERRRLMKEAVYARHHLAGAHADYCRSLRLTGSALSNFAANEPLSVSDQTPAVFVLPAAAPPPSPPRPRPRSPPRPRTAGPRPPPPPSPSRGPRRSSPPPPPRSPSIVGSKVPHILSASAAKRDPPPRVVGGGGGGSHHNQRRRNSKPVKLPHILSESSPNSSPRSLKSDFTSSFFPTAYPDSAYASTPSQASSVWNWENFYPPSPPDSDFFDQRARTHNQRQPQLENDGGEGDEDASASEYDFFRRDAPSKLRDGDAGSKPYDFKRAAASVNGGVETEREEVQCSDWGDHYSTTSSSEDEEEGHDDDYDDGASRSEIGTRSNFGGSMRSGVVDAEPMMVPPPAASFGKFDDKSEDMSYGDHEMVEEENKMVVRHKDLKEIVDAIKENFDMAASAGDQVSVMLEIGRAQLDRSFKQLKKTVYHSTSVLSTLSSSWSSKPPLAVKYQLNPGSLTESDDSKSLCSTLDKLLAWEKKLYEEVKAREGEKIEHEKKLSVLQSQEGKGEDETKVDKTKASLNKLQALIAVTSEAVSTTSNAIIGLRDSRLVPQLVELCHGFMYMWRSMNEYHEIQNNIVQQVRGLVNRANKGESTSELHRQATRDLESAVSSWHSSFCRLIKFQCDFIRSLHGWFKLTLLPVDNDNNGTQEHSDAYAFCDEWKLALDHVPDTVASGAIKSFVNLVHVISLKQSEELKVKKRTEAASRDLERKASSVRSIEKKYYHSYSMVGVGFPDPGPDNGQVLDARDPLAEKKLELATCQRRVEEEMLKHSKAVEVTRTSTLNNLQTGLPGVFQALASFSSLFMEVLDTVCTRSYAIK encoded by the exons aTGGGTTGCGCGGCGTCCAAGATCGACAACGAGGATGTCGTGCGGCGCTGCAAGGAGCGCCGCCGCCTCATGAAGGAGGCCGTCTACGCCCGCCACCACCTCGCCGGCGCCCACGCCGACTACTGCCGCTCCCTCCGCCTCACCGGCTCCGCGCTCTCCAACTTCGCCGCCAACGAGCCCCTCTCCGTCTCCGACCAGACCCCCGCCGTCTTCgtcctcccc gccgccgctcctcctccttctccgccGCGGCCCCGGCCCCGGTCCCCGCCCCGCCCTCGCACCGCCGGGCCCCGTCCGCCTCCCCCTCCGTCCCCGAGCCGCGGGCCCCGCCGCAGCAGCCCCCCTCCTCCGCCGCGGTCCCCGAGCATCGTCGGCTCCAAGGTCCCTCACATcctctccgcctccgccgccaaGCGGGATCCTCCCCCGCgcgtcgtcggcggcggcggcggcggctcccaCCACAACCAACGGCGGCGCAACAGCAAGCCCGTGAAGCTCCCCCACATCCTCTCCGAGTCGAGCCCGAATTCCTCCCCGCGGAGCCTCAAATCCGACTTCACCTCCAGCTTCTTCCCGACCGCCTATCCCGACTCCGCCTACGCAAGCACGCCGTCGCAGGCCTCCTCCGTCTGGAACTGGGAGAATTTCTACCCTCCTTCGCCTCCCGACTCCGACTTCTTCGACCAACGCGCTCGGACCCATAACCAGCGGCAACCGCAGCTCGAGAACGATGGAGGAGAAGGGGACGAGGacgcgtcggcgtcggagtacGACTTCTTCCGCCGCGACGCCCCGAGCAAACTCCGGGACGGCGACGCGGGGTCTAAACCATACGATTTCAAGCGGGCCGCAGCCAGCGTCAACGGCGGCGTGGAGACCGAGAGGGAGGAGGTGCAGTGCAGCGACTGGGGGGACCACTACAGCACCACCAGCTCGTCCGAAGACGAGGAGGAAGGCCATGACGACGACTACGACGATGGAGCGTCCAGATCCGAGATCGGGACGCGGTCGAACTTCGGGGGATCGATGCGGAGCGGCGTCGTCGACGCGGAGCCCATGATGGTTCCGCCGCCCGCGGCGAGTTTCGGCAAGTTTGATGATAAGTCGGAAGACATGAGCTACGGGGACCACGAgatggtggaggaggagaataAGATGGTGGTGAGGCACAAGGATTTGAAGGAGATCGTGGATGCGATCAAGGAGAATTTCGATATGGCAGCTTCCGCCGGCGATCAGGTGTCGGTGATGCTTGAAATCGGGCGTGCCCAGCTCGATCGCAGCTTCAAGCAGCTCAAAA AGACTGTATATCACTCGACGAGTGTGCTGAGCACATTGAGCTCGAGCTGGTCATCAAAGCCGCCATTGGCAGTGAAGTACCAGCTCAACCCCGGCTCACTCACTGAATCAGATGATTCAAAGAGCCTCTGCTCCACTCTGGACAAGCTCTTGGCTTGGGAGAAGAAGCTCTATGAGGAAGTGAAG GCTAGAGAAGGTGAGAAGATAGAGCATGAAAAGAAGTTGTCAGTACTTCAGAGCCAGGAAGGCAAGGGAGAAGATGAAACCAAGGTAGACAAGACCAAGGCCTCATTAAATAAGTTGCAAGCACTAATAGCTGTTACGTCGGAGGCTGTCTCTACAACTTCAAATGCAATTATTGGCCTCAGAGACAGTAGACTTGTCCCGCAGCTTGTTGAACTCTGCCATGG GTTCATGTACATGTGGAGGTCAATGAATGAATACCATGAGATTCAGAACAACATTGTGCAGCAAGTCCGGGGCCTTGTGAACCGAGCAAACAAGGGTGAATCTACTTCTGAATTGCATCGGCAGGCAACTCGTGACCTCGAATCAGCTGTTTCTTCATGGCATTCCAGTTTCTGCCGCTTAATTAAGTTCCAGTGTGATTTCATCCGTTCCCTTCACGGCTGGTTCAAACTGACTCTCCTTCCTGTTGACAATGATAACAATGGGACCCAGGAACACTCTGATGCCTATGCCTTCTGCGATGAGTGGAAGCTTGCACTAGATCATGTCCCAGACACTGTTGCTTCTGGAGCTATCAAGAGCTTCGTTAACCTTGTTCATGTAATATCTTTAAAACAAAGTGAAGAATTGAAGGTGAAAAAGAGGACAGAGGCTGCATCAAGAGATCTTGAGAGGAAGGCTTCATCTGTTCGGAGCATAGAGAAGAAATACTACCATTCGTACTCTATGGTTGGTGTAGGGTTCCCTGATCCTGGGCCCGACAATGGCCAGGTGCTGGATGCTCGGGACCCACTGGCCGAGAAGAAACTTGAACTTGCAACCTGCCAAAGGAGGGTAGAGGAAGAAATGCTGAAACATTCCAAGGCAGTGGAAGTGACGAGGACAAGTACCTTGAACAATCTTCAAACGGGTCTGCCAGGAGTTTTCCAGGCATTAGCCAGTTTTTCATCCTTGTTCATGGAGGTCCTTGACACGGTATGTACCCGTTCTTATGCCATCAAATAG